A genome region from Bacteroides stercoris ATCC 43183 includes the following:
- a CDS encoding acyltransferase, whose product MGGVNIKCPKKTFIGEDVIFDTNYPEDIVIEEGVRLTVGVRIVTHFMNPKTGSYDRGQVHVGKGAYIGMGTMVVKPVTIGEGAIVGAGAIVTKDIPSNEVWAGNPARFIRKR is encoded by the coding sequence ATGGGGGGGGTAAACATCAAATGCCCTAAAAAGACCTTCATCGGAGAGGACGTTATTTTCGACACAAATTATCCCGAAGATATTGTCATTGAAGAGGGCGTGCGCCTGACTGTCGGCGTCCGGATTGTAACGCATTTCATGAACCCGAAGACAGGCAGTTATGACCGCGGTCAAGTGCATGTTGGCAAAGGAGCCTACATTGGCATGGGAACAATGGTTGTCAAGCCGGTCACAATCGGAGAAGGGGCAATCGTAGGCGCCGGGGCAATAGTGACGAAAGATATACCGTCAAACGAAGTATGGGCAGGAAACCCCGCCCGCTTTATCAGAAAACGATAA
- a CDS encoding serine O-acetyltransferase: MPNAIFFYRIQRWLYLHHIPFLPKLIQLLIFLIYNTKITADSKIGKGSYFVCKGISTVLIPGTEIGENCVLGLRFSTVRKFPYKNVPKIGNNVFIGPNVVICGPVEIGDNCIVAANSFVDKSLRGGNCCRLSC; encoded by the coding sequence ATGCCAAACGCAATATTTTTTTACAGAATACAGAGGTGGTTATACTTACACCACATTCCATTTTTACCTAAATTAATTCAACTATTAATTTTTCTGATTTACAACACTAAAATTACTGCTGATTCAAAAATCGGTAAAGGATCTTATTTTGTTTGTAAAGGAATTAGCACTGTACTAATCCCAGGAACGGAAATTGGAGAAAACTGCGTATTAGGTTTACGATTCTCAACAGTAAGAAAATTTCCATATAAAAACGTTCCTAAAATTGGCAATAACGTTTTTATCGGTCCAAACGTTGTAATCTGTGGACCAGTAGAAATTGGTGATAACTGTATTGTTGCAGCTAATTCGTTTGTTGATAAATCATTAAGGGGGGGTAATTGTTGCAGGCTCTCCTGCTAA
- a CDS encoding hexapeptide transferase family protein has protein sequence MGGITIGNNVTIGANAVVTKPIPDNAIVAGVPTKILRTKE, from the coding sequence ATGGGTGGTATAACAATCGGAAACAATGTTACAATAGGAGCAAACGCAGTCGTAACCAAACCAATTCCCGATAATGCTATCGTTGCAGGCGTACCCACCAAAATTCTAAGGACTAAAGAATAA